A single window of Flavobacterium aestivum DNA harbors:
- a CDS encoding DUF6642 family protein yields the protein MDHDNFIFCLEVVPDVETHTTTEVVKTLEQLAIKEGIASIYKMCDSIEGFEESLNTLLYDDHNFKNYEIIYLVVPSEGNNICINEYCYSLEEIAELFEGKMKGKILHFSNAKMLDLSEEESQYFLDITGVRAVSGYGTALKILSSSAIDKAFFSICQEHDNVVEIVEELYQKHYALCKLLDFRLYY from the coding sequence ATGGATCATGACAACTTTATTTTCTGCCTCGAAGTCGTTCCCGATGTAGAAACTCACACCACTACTGAGGTGGTCAAAACCTTAGAACAACTAGCAATCAAAGAAGGTATCGCTAGCATTTATAAAATGTGTGATTCAATTGAAGGGTTCGAAGAAAGCTTAAATACCTTGCTTTATGACGACCATAATTTTAAAAATTATGAAATCATCTATTTAGTCGTTCCAAGTGAAGGAAACAACATTTGTATCAATGAGTATTGCTATAGTCTGGAAGAAATAGCTGAACTCTTTGAAGGAAAAATGAAAGGGAAAATTTTGCATTTTTCTAATGCCAAAATGTTAGACTTAAGCGAAGAAGAATCGCAATATTTCTTAGATATTACTGGAGTACGAGCAGTTTCCGGTTATGGAACCGCATTAAAGATTTTATCCAGTAGTGCTATTGATAAAGCTTTCTTCAGTATATGTCAAGAACATGATAATGTCGTTGAAATTGTAGAAGAACTATACCAAAAACATTATGCTCTCTGTAAACTACTCGATTTTAGATTGTATTATTAA
- a CDS encoding PAS domain S-box protein encodes MKNKPEGEYHIPPFLNSEPIAILTIALFYVLIARVSLLFSISPGNVSPIYPSIGLAIASVLILGRRMLFAIWLGSFATNMILFNQASQTNEDSFLKIFLLTSLIALGTTFATAIGISLIEKYTKGEYPLKNGKNILLFLIIGLFVACSINSIIGVSFLFMAGHVQELEIVYTFTTWFLGDAIGFIILAPFILAWFYKNSIKLDLNYLLKLIGMITLIIALSLVIFHYTKESKYLILTVLLITAYHFDLRFTTVIILIFAIFSVIVTCLGIGPFVMMNSNDSILYLDFFLSISTVTTLLFAGVISERKLADENLKKQAHSLNERVKELKCLHTISEITQKKDISLEKIIKKSLPVIVNGYQFPEITTCSISLMGSVYTMPNFRKTKWSQECDIFVEGKNLGKIGVYYLEEKPVEYEGPFLLEEGNLLKSVSDILGKTIESMQMMDELQKKQGILQSTIESPKDISIYSINRDYEYLSFNHLHQSLIIQKYNIIIEKGMSLLDCIENPEDKKRYQNEFDKVFEGKNFSIIDENKKDSTYWEIKCSPIINQKDEIIGATVFSLNITDKIKAAEALRKSEEKYRSVFENVQDVFYITKMDGTFIEISPSVKAVTGYDPIELIGSNAESIYISGNRNLFLDALKKNSKIKGFETQTSHKSGKIIDVTIDATLLFDSEGNPTHIESVLRDVTERKKTEEALRKSEEKYRTIFENIQDVFFQSNFDGVVLDISPSILQHTGYTREELIGTSIVSYYVNPKERENFLETLLTYNEVTDFVIQMKTKFDEILYISVNARSILGSDGKRYIEGALRNVNDRKKSEEALKKSEEKYRSIFENVQDVFFQTSLNNDLVMEISPSCETLSGYTREEIIGVNAITFFYKPEQRIPYLKTLYKKGEVLDYELELKTKKGEVRNVSVSSKLIYDAKGNQSHIDGVIRDITQRKINEIEIANQNTRLQVQNKELEQFAYVTSHDLQEPLITLKCFSDLITDEYRDILDDQGKQYLNFIFESSTRMQELVRGLLEYSRIGRESNLSGIDCNQILNDILADLKVSIDKNNVQITIDNLPHINGYPLGIRLLFQNLIANAIKFRKKDVTPQITITAKEQKNDWLFSVKDNGIGIDEKHYDKVFIIFKRVHNREDYEGTGIGLAQCKKIIALHGGSIWIESILGEGSDFKFTIPKISIA; translated from the coding sequence ATGAAAAACAAACCAGAAGGAGAATATCATATACCGCCTTTTTTAAATTCAGAACCAATTGCTATTCTAACAATTGCTCTGTTCTATGTTTTAATTGCCCGCGTGAGTTTATTGTTTTCGATTTCTCCTGGTAACGTTTCACCAATATATCCGTCGATTGGCTTGGCGATTGCTTCAGTTCTTATTTTGGGACGCAGAATGCTTTTTGCCATTTGGCTGGGATCTTTTGCAACAAATATGATTCTCTTCAATCAGGCTTCTCAGACAAATGAAGATTCTTTTCTAAAAATATTTTTGCTTACCTCTTTAATCGCTTTAGGAACTACATTTGCTACAGCCATAGGCATTTCATTAATAGAAAAATATACTAAAGGAGAATACCCATTAAAAAACGGAAAAAACATTTTGTTATTCCTTATTATTGGGTTATTTGTAGCTTGCTCTATAAATTCCATAATAGGAGTATCTTTCTTATTTATGGCTGGACACGTACAGGAGCTGGAAATTGTATATACTTTTACAACCTGGTTTTTAGGAGATGCCATAGGATTTATTATTCTTGCCCCTTTTATCCTTGCTTGGTTCTATAAAAATTCAATCAAATTAGATCTGAATTATCTACTGAAATTGATTGGAATGATAACATTAATCATTGCCTTGAGTTTAGTAATTTTTCACTATACAAAAGAAAGTAAATACCTTATTTTAACCGTTTTATTGATAACTGCTTATCATTTTGATTTACGGTTTACTACTGTTATTATTCTAATTTTTGCTATCTTTTCAGTAATTGTAACCTGTTTAGGAATTGGGCCATTTGTAATGATGAACAGTAATGATTCCATACTATATTTGGATTTTTTCCTAAGCATTTCGACTGTCACAACTTTGCTTTTTGCTGGGGTTATTTCTGAACGAAAACTTGCTGATGAAAATCTTAAAAAGCAGGCACACTCGCTAAATGAGCGTGTTAAGGAACTCAAATGTCTTCATACAATCTCCGAGATTACTCAAAAAAAGGATATTTCACTGGAAAAAATCATCAAAAAAAGCCTTCCGGTTATCGTCAATGGATACCAGTTTCCCGAAATAACAACTTGTAGTATCTCCTTAATGGGATCAGTGTATACTATGCCCAACTTCAGGAAAACAAAATGGTCTCAGGAATGTGACATTTTTGTAGAGGGAAAAAACCTTGGAAAAATTGGAGTGTATTATCTAGAGGAAAAACCAGTAGAATACGAAGGTCCATTCTTATTAGAAGAAGGAAATCTATTAAAATCTGTTTCCGATATTTTGGGAAAAACTATTGAAAGCATGCAAATGATGGATGAACTTCAAAAAAAACAAGGCATCTTGCAATCTACCATCGAAAGTCCGAAAGACATTAGTATTTATTCTATTAATCGAGACTACGAATATCTAAGTTTTAATCATTTACACCAATCACTGATAATACAGAAATATAATATTATCATTGAAAAAGGAATGAGTCTTCTAGATTGCATTGAAAATCCAGAAGACAAAAAAAGATACCAAAATGAATTCGATAAAGTTTTTGAAGGTAAAAACTTTAGTATCATTGATGAAAACAAAAAAGATTCAACCTATTGGGAAATAAAATGCAGTCCAATTATAAATCAGAAAGATGAAATCATAGGAGCCACCGTTTTTTCCCTAAACATTACTGATAAAATAAAAGCCGCCGAAGCTTTAAGAAAGAGTGAAGAAAAATACCGTTCCGTTTTTGAAAACGTACAGGATGTCTTTTATATTACCAAAATGGACGGAACTTTTATTGAAATCAGTCCATCTGTTAAAGCTGTTACCGGTTATGATCCAATAGAATTAATCGGCTCTAATGCAGAATCTATTTATATTTCGGGCAATCGAAATTTATTTCTAGATGCTCTAAAGAAAAACAGTAAGATAAAAGGTTTTGAAACACAGACCTCCCATAAAAGCGGAAAAATAATAGATGTTACAATTGATGCTACACTACTATTTGACTCAGAGGGCAACCCTACCCATATAGAATCCGTACTGAGAGATGTTACTGAACGCAAAAAAACAGAAGAAGCTCTCAGAAAGAGTGAAGAAAAATACCGTACTATTTTTGAGAATATCCAAGATGTATTCTTTCAGAGTAACTTTGATGGTGTAGTCTTAGACATAAGTCCCTCTATACTGCAGCATACCGGATATACCAGAGAAGAACTTATAGGAACTTCTATTGTCTCCTATTATGTAAACCCAAAAGAAAGAGAAAATTTTCTAGAAACTCTATTAACCTACAATGAGGTTACCGATTTTGTAATCCAGATGAAAACCAAATTTGATGAGATATTATACATTTCGGTAAATGCCCGATCAATTTTAGGCAGTGATGGTAAAAGATATATAGAAGGAGCTTTGAGAAATGTTAACGATCGTAAAAAATCGGAAGAAGCCCTAAAAAAGAGTGAGGAAAAATACCGTTCAATTTTTGAAAATGTACAGGATGTTTTCTTTCAGACTTCATTGAATAATGATCTGGTTATGGAGATAAGCCCTTCCTGCGAAACACTATCTGGTTACACTAGAGAAGAAATTATAGGTGTTAATGCCATTACATTTTTTTATAAACCCGAACAGAGGATTCCATATCTTAAAACATTATATAAAAAAGGAGAAGTTCTAGACTATGAATTAGAGTTAAAAACGAAGAAAGGAGAAGTACGCAATGTTTCTGTCAGTTCAAAGCTAATTTATGATGCAAAAGGCAATCAAAGCCATATTGATGGAGTAATTAGAGATATAACCCAAAGAAAAATTAATGAAATTGAAATTGCGAATCAAAATACCAGATTACAAGTTCAAAATAAAGAATTGGAGCAATTTGCCTATGTGACTTCACATGATTTACAGGAACCCCTGATTACCCTAAAATGCTTTTCAGACCTTATTACTGATGAATACCGAGATATACTTGACGATCAAGGAAAACAATATCTCAATTTTATCTTTGAGTCCTCTACTCGAATGCAGGAATTGGTTAGGGGCTTATTGGAATATTCCAGAATTGGCAGAGAAAGCAATTTATCCGGAATTGATTGCAATCAAATATTAAACGATATTCTTGCTGATTTAAAAGTATCTATCGATAAAAACAATGTTCAGATTACAATAGATAACTTACCTCATATAAATGGATATCCACTCGGAATCAGATTGCTTTTTCAGAACCTAATTGCTAATGCTATTAAATTCCGAAAAAAAGATGTGACTCCTCAGATTACAATTACCGCCAAAGAACAAAAAAATGATTGGCTTTTTTCAGTAAAAGACAACGGAATTGGGATTGATGAAAAACATTACGATAAAGTTTTCATTATCTTTAAAAGGGTACATAATCGGGAAGATTATGAAGGAACAGGAATTGGTTTAGCACAATGCAAAAAAATAATAGCATTACATGGAGGATCAATCTGGATAGAATCAATACTGGGAGAAGGATCAGATTTTAAATTTACAATTCCAAAAATTTCAATAGCTTAG
- a CDS encoding MCP four helix bundle domain-containing protein, with amino-acid sequence MMKDLKKYSNKTKAAFVLLIVMLIILLSNFKTLQNSKKANEDINAIYNDRLVVARYIFQYANELQSIKAKAIQIKLSNIQRKDIITTALKDIQNINKLYLETVLTPKERTSFVSFQTSCSAINEQSKKSNWSQVEYFSDQALQALELLSQIQIEEGKSKLSNSNALHKGNTTFGELQIALLVILGGCALYLLMSKKNKITVKIPEPPSMN; translated from the coding sequence ATGATGAAAGATCTAAAAAAATACAGTAATAAGACAAAAGCAGCTTTTGTTTTACTTATCGTTATGCTCATTATATTATTAAGTAATTTCAAAACGTTACAGAATTCTAAAAAAGCAAATGAGGATATCAATGCAATCTACAATGACCGATTAGTAGTAGCCCGCTATATCTTTCAGTATGCCAATGAACTTCAATCCATAAAAGCAAAAGCCATACAAATAAAACTCAGTAACATTCAGAGAAAGGATATTATTACTACTGCATTAAAGGACATTCAAAATATCAATAAATTATATTTAGAAACGGTTTTAACCCCAAAAGAAAGAACATCCTTTGTGTCATTTCAAACTTCATGTTCCGCGATTAATGAACAGTCTAAAAAAAGTAACTGGTCACAAGTAGAATACTTCAGTGATCAGGCTTTACAAGCATTGGAGCTGCTATCACAAATTCAAATAGAAGAAGGGAAATCAAAATTATCAAACTCAAATGCCTTGCATAAAGGTAATACCACTTTTGGAGAACTTCAGATTGCTTTACTGGTCATTTTAGGTGGTTGTGCATTATATTTATTGATGTCCAAGAAAAACAAGATAACTGTCAAAATACCTGAACCACCAAGTATGAATTAA
- a CDS encoding pirin family protein, which translates to MSNIGLIIEERAADIGNFLVGRLLPFREKRAVGPFVFLDHMGPTQLKDYQNLDVGPHPHIGLSTLTYLFEGAILHRDSIGTEMEITPGAVNWMTAGKGVVHSERTPEYLRTTDKSLHGLQIWVALPKGKEDIEPSFAHIEAKDIPEWQQDNVTVKLIAGEAFGKKSPVPVYSPLYLIEIKSTSKAILNIGKDLFGESAMYILEGEIKNDGNSYASKQILVAKESSLCQFEMSENCTVYIFGGEAFLEEHFIYWNFVHSDKAVIEKAKQDWIDQKFPKVPNETEFVPLPQPKFR; encoded by the coding sequence ATGTCAAACATTGGATTAATCATTGAAGAAAGAGCTGCTGATATCGGAAATTTTCTCGTAGGACGATTGTTACCTTTTAGGGAAAAACGTGCAGTAGGCCCTTTTGTGTTTCTGGATCATATGGGACCAACTCAGCTAAAGGACTACCAAAACTTAGATGTTGGACCGCATCCGCATATAGGACTTTCTACACTTACCTATTTGTTTGAGGGAGCCATATTGCATCGAGACAGTATTGGTACAGAGATGGAAATTACACCTGGAGCTGTCAATTGGATGACAGCCGGAAAAGGAGTGGTTCATTCAGAAAGAACACCAGAGTATTTGAGAACTACTGATAAAAGCCTTCATGGTTTGCAAATTTGGGTAGCCTTGCCTAAAGGTAAAGAAGATATAGAACCGTCTTTTGCACATATAGAAGCCAAAGATATTCCGGAATGGCAACAAGATAATGTTACTGTGAAACTTATTGCTGGAGAAGCTTTTGGAAAAAAATCACCTGTGCCGGTTTATAGTCCTTTGTACTTGATTGAAATTAAAAGCACATCCAAAGCTATTCTGAATATTGGGAAAGATCTTTTTGGAGAAAGCGCCATGTATATTTTAGAAGGCGAAATTAAGAACGATGGAAACAGCTATGCTTCAAAACAGATATTGGTTGCTAAGGAAAGTAGTCTTTGTCAATTTGAAATGAGTGAAAATTGTACGGTTTATATTTTTGGAGGTGAAGCATTTTTAGAAGAACATTTCATTTATTGGAATTTCGTTCATTCAGATAAAGCTGTAATTGAAAAAGCAAAACAAGACTGGATCGATCAAAAGTTTCCGAAAGTACCTAATGAAACAGAGTTTGTGCCGCTACCACAACCTAAATTTAGATAA
- a CDS encoding tetratricopeptide repeat-containing sensor histidine kinase, translating to MNTLSKINSLLLLLLFFSCQKNNSDAHINDNTVLFNKTYLESLEKNKKEKYLDSVGDLLKTKENDSVTRNLYLKVATEYYYINNLEKSLSSSLKALQLSKEANDSLRISKALFYVGDCYQNSKRDSAYFYYLQAEKLYFKIHDYDNMGRMLFNKAYVLFYDGNYVECEVEISKALKYLKISKNYLLMYSCNTLMGNCLEKLVNYDEALRYHKLALLDLEKIKSNDKEKDEISNYAACTVINICNLYDLKEEYSKSIEQLKKLLTEELKRRSPILYAKALGNLAYSKMKSGDYKDVDSMFFNSLKIVDSLGDDSDVLYKKIHIGEYFLTQKDTVRSIEILKEANRLAVKIKNSNEILASLKLLSELDKTDRLFYANEYIKVSDSINLVQKNAHNKYARIEYETSRIEDENKILTKENFYILITSFGLIIILVLLIGFRYLKYRNKELQFIKKQQIANEEIYMLLTEQQKKIDTAKDNEKARMAKELHDGVMNKIYGVRMNLGVFNSSVDEETIEKRKIYITELQSIENELRTISHDLSRSSFFDGNDFNVLLIGLVENQKEFTKTQFQYINDGMFEWESVENIYKINLYRIIQEAILNINKYANASKCEVKIQRIDNNILKMSITDDGQGFDMASKKGGIGLSNMRERASSLKGQFNIESKIGEGTKIEVVFDLQTLSS from the coding sequence TTGAATACTCTTTCTAAAATAAATTCTTTACTTCTATTACTCCTTTTTTTTTCATGTCAGAAGAATAATTCGGACGCACATATAAATGACAATACAGTTTTATTTAACAAAACGTATTTAGAAAGTTTAGAAAAAAATAAAAAAGAGAAGTATCTAGATTCTGTAGGGGATTTACTAAAAACCAAGGAAAATGATTCCGTTACCAGAAATTTATATTTAAAGGTTGCAACTGAATATTATTATATCAATAATTTAGAAAAATCTTTATCTTCCAGTTTAAAAGCTTTGCAACTCTCAAAGGAAGCCAATGATAGTCTCAGAATTTCAAAGGCATTATTTTATGTAGGTGATTGTTACCAAAACTCAAAAAGGGATAGCGCCTACTTTTATTATTTACAAGCAGAAAAATTATATTTCAAGATTCATGACTATGATAATATGGGCAGAATGTTGTTTAACAAAGCCTATGTTTTATTTTATGACGGAAACTATGTAGAATGTGAGGTCGAAATTTCTAAAGCACTGAAGTACTTGAAAATATCGAAGAATTATCTGTTGATGTATTCTTGTAATACTTTAATGGGTAATTGCTTGGAAAAATTGGTTAATTATGATGAAGCATTACGATATCATAAATTAGCATTGCTTGATTTAGAAAAAATAAAGAGCAATGATAAAGAAAAGGATGAGATAAGCAATTATGCAGCATGCACAGTTATTAATATATGTAATTTATATGATTTAAAAGAGGAATATTCGAAGTCTATAGAGCAATTGAAAAAATTGTTGACAGAAGAATTAAAAAGAAGGTCACCAATTTTATATGCTAAAGCTTTAGGTAATTTGGCTTATTCTAAGATGAAAAGCGGGGATTATAAAGATGTTGATTCCATGTTTTTTAATTCTTTAAAAATTGTTGACAGCCTAGGTGATGATTCTGATGTTTTATATAAAAAAATACATATAGGAGAATATTTTTTGACCCAAAAGGATACTGTAAGATCAATTGAAATTTTAAAAGAAGCCAATAGATTAGCAGTTAAAATTAAGAATAGTAATGAAATTTTAGCCTCATTAAAATTGCTGTCTGAATTAGATAAAACAGATAGGTTATTTTATGCAAATGAGTACATTAAAGTAAGTGACAGTATCAATTTAGTACAAAAGAATGCCCATAATAAATATGCCAGAATCGAATATGAAACGTCAAGAATTGAGGATGAAAATAAAATCCTGACAAAAGAAAACTTTTATATTTTAATTACTTCATTCGGGTTAATCATAATACTGGTATTACTTATTGGTTTCCGTTATTTAAAATATAGAAATAAAGAGTTACAGTTTATCAAGAAACAGCAAATAGCTAATGAAGAAATTTATATGCTGTTGACTGAGCAACAAAAAAAGATTGATACTGCAAAAGATAATGAGAAGGCCAGAATGGCAAAAGAATTGCACGACGGTGTAATGAATAAAATCTATGGAGTCCGGATGAATTTAGGGGTTTTTAATTCTTCTGTAGATGAGGAAACAATCGAGAAACGAAAAATTTATATTACTGAATTGCAGAGTATAGAAAATGAACTTAGGACAATATCACATGATTTAAGCCGAAGCTCTTTCTTTGATGGTAATGACTTTAATGTGCTTTTGATAGGTTTAGTCGAAAATCAAAAAGAGTTTACCAAAACCCAATTTCAATATATCAATGATGGAATGTTTGAATGGGAAAGTGTTGAAAATATATATAAAATCAATTTATACCGTATCATCCAAGAGGCTATTTTGAATATTAATAAATATGCAAATGCTAGCAAATGTGAGGTTAAAATTCAGAGAATCGACAATAATATTTTAAAAATGAGTATTACTGATGATGGACAAGGATTTGATATGGCAAGTAAAAAAGGCGGTATTGGATTGAGTAACATGAGAGAAAGAGCCAGCTCGTTGAAAGGACAATTTAATATTGAATCAAAAATTGGAGAAGGCACAAAGATTGAAGTTGTATTTGATCTACAAACACTATCCTCATAA
- a CDS encoding acyl-CoA thioesterase, with the protein MEEELKEYKVISVMKVQWGDMDAYQHVNNVVYVRWGENARIDYLHALEEFSLASGKIDLSPILAFQSVKYISPLVYPDTIFIGTKTDEIKEDRIVLKSFYYSEKQQKLVAIKTHDVVLFDYQKQRKMLVPDELIQLINEFEQR; encoded by the coding sequence ATGGAAGAGGAATTAAAAGAGTACAAAGTAATATCAGTCATGAAAGTGCAATGGGGCGATATGGATGCTTACCAACATGTGAATAATGTAGTCTACGTAAGATGGGGAGAAAATGCACGAATTGATTATTTACACGCCTTAGAAGAATTCTCTTTAGCTTCTGGAAAAATTGATTTGAGCCCTATATTGGCTTTTCAATCGGTAAAATACATTAGCCCATTGGTGTATCCGGATACTATTTTTATAGGCACCAAAACTGATGAAATAAAAGAAGATAGAATCGTGCTAAAATCTTTTTATTACAGTGAAAAACAACAAAAATTGGTGGCTATAAAGACACATGACGTAGTACTTTTTGACTACCAAAAACAAAGAAAAATGCTGGTTCCTGATGAGTTAATTCAATTAATTAATGAGTTTGAGCAAAGATGA
- a CDS encoding histone H1, whose amino-acid sequence MKDLFEKITAEFETFKTEADLQIEKGNKSAGTRARKSSLDLEKLLKEFRKVSVEESKK is encoded by the coding sequence ATGAAAGATTTATTCGAAAAAATCACAGCCGAATTCGAAACATTCAAAACTGAGGCCGATCTACAAATTGAAAAAGGAAACAAATCGGCAGGAACAAGAGCTCGTAAATCTAGTTTAGATTTAGAAAAATTGTTAAAAGAGTTTAGAAAAGTATCTGTAGAAGAATCAAAAAAATAA
- a CDS encoding response regulator: MKKKLDCVLLIDDDSATNFINNMLIKKSGITDRIEIVLNGEEALAFLTKNGEHESIESEKFTQPQLIFLDINMPVMDGWEFIEAYEALDNYKKDDTVIVMLTSSFNSDDRTRAQTYDAISNFKNKILTLNMIQDIMNEHFSEYI; this comes from the coding sequence ATGAAAAAAAAACTAGACTGTGTATTATTAATCGACGATGATAGCGCTACCAATTTCATAAACAATATGTTGATTAAAAAATCTGGGATAACAGATAGAATTGAAATAGTCCTTAATGGTGAAGAAGCCTTAGCTTTTCTAACTAAAAACGGAGAACATGAAAGTATTGAGTCTGAAAAATTCACACAACCCCAATTAATTTTTCTTGATATCAATATGCCTGTGATGGACGGTTGGGAATTTATAGAAGCATATGAAGCATTAGACAACTACAAAAAAGATGACACAGTGATTGTTATGCTTACCAGCTCCTTCAACTCAGATGACAGGACTAGAGCCCAAACTTATGATGCTATTTCTAATTTCAAAAACAAGATACTAACATTAAACATGATACAAGATATTATGAATGAACATTTTAGTGAGTATATTTAG
- a CDS encoding response regulator encodes MNIPLNILIVDDHPMTVDSYSNLLSVSDFKHPPPNFIKSYNCQDAYNKIFSYLNLGTNIDLALLDISLPPYMEHNIENGIDLALLIRLKFTNCKIILLTMHSEPLTVDKIIKEIHPEGFVSKSDINFELFPVICKKIMVGEIYRSPTIIKSQKELLNSNINWDKHDNQILLLISEGVRTVNLPEYIPLSMSAIEKRKANIKEQLLMGKGSDRDLIIKAKKLGLL; translated from the coding sequence ATGAATATACCTCTAAATATTTTGATCGTTGATGATCACCCTATGACAGTTGACAGTTATAGCAATCTTTTATCTGTCAGTGACTTTAAACACCCCCCCCCTAATTTTATAAAAAGTTATAATTGTCAAGATGCATACAACAAAATATTTTCTTATCTCAACCTAGGTACAAATATTGATTTGGCTTTATTAGATATTAGCCTTCCTCCTTATATGGAACATAATATTGAAAATGGTATTGACCTTGCCTTATTAATTAGATTAAAATTCACAAATTGCAAAATCATCCTCCTTACAATGCATAGCGAGCCTCTTACTGTAGATAAAATCATTAAAGAAATACATCCAGAAGGCTTCGTTTCTAAAAGCGATATTAATTTTGAATTATTCCCTGTTATTTGCAAAAAAATTATGGTTGGAGAAATTTACCGGAGCCCGACTATAATTAAATCGCAGAAAGAATTGCTTAACAGTAATATCAATTGGGACAAACATGACAATCAAATTTTACTTTTAATTTCAGAGGGAGTCAGAACGGTTAACCTTCCTGAATATATCCCTCTCTCTATGAGCGCTATAGAGAAAAGAAAAGCAAATATAAAAGAGCAACTACTAATGGGGAAAGGCAGTGATAGGGATCTAATAATTAAAGCTAAAAAATTAGGGCTGTTGTAA
- a CDS encoding alpha/beta fold hydrolase, whose protein sequence is MKRTIIALNFILFLLSTSKSSAKPINFTTSDGVQLYVNVVGSGPPCVFVHGGPGSNSYYLEGIKSASLLEQKNKMIYYDQRGCGRSKSPANGDYSLARMEKDLEEIRIFLGFKKWNVMGHSFGGIISTQYANDYPNSISSLLLIHCTLNINQSLMSHIEFGIKELKLKDTLAYYNAATPTIERLGMIHKQLGDKKVMYKLMFRNQYEKDLNDTIDNPIGKKNRDFANSVWEIQEYFKDYNKVTKNIKCPVLIMTGDNDFAIGPNHYKQFEFPNKTIIHYNGGHAPFQEEPQWFSEKITLFLETKK, encoded by the coding sequence ATGAAACGAACAATTATTGCATTAAATTTTATTCTATTTCTGTTATCCACCTCGAAAAGTTCAGCCAAACCCATTAATTTCACTACAAGTGATGGTGTTCAACTCTATGTAAATGTTGTTGGTTCTGGACCTCCCTGTGTATTTGTTCATGGTGGTCCTGGCTCTAACAGTTATTATCTTGAAGGCATAAAAAGCGCCTCATTATTAGAGCAAAAAAATAAAATGATTTACTATGACCAAAGAGGATGCGGTCGCTCTAAAAGCCCTGCAAATGGTGATTATTCATTGGCCAGAATGGAAAAAGATTTGGAAGAAATACGAATCTTTTTAGGGTTTAAAAAATGGAATGTAATGGGACATTCTTTTGGAGGCATTATATCTACACAATATGCCAATGATTATCCCAATAGCATTAGTTCTTTACTCCTTATTCATTGCACTTTGAATATTAATCAATCCTTGATGAGCCATATAGAATTTGGCATTAAAGAATTAAAACTAAAAGACACTCTAGCCTATTACAATGCCGCTACCCCAACAATAGAGAGATTAGGCATGATTCACAAACAACTTGGTGACAAAAAAGTTATGTACAAACTAATGTTCCGTAACCAATATGAAAAAGACTTGAATGACACTATAGACAATCCGATTGGAAAGAAAAACCGAGATTTTGCCAATAGCGTTTGGGAAATACAAGAGTATTTTAAAGATTATAACAAAGTAACTAAAAACATCAAGTGTCCTGTTCTTATAATGACCGGAGATAATGATTTTGCAATTGGTCCAAATCATTATAAACAATTTGAATTCCCTAATAAGACCATAATACATTATAATGGCGGTCACGCTCCTTTTCAGGAAGAGCCACAATGGTTTTCAGAAAAAATAACTCTCTTTTTAGAAACTAAAAAATAA